A single window of Archangium gephyra DNA harbors:
- a CDS encoding Hint domain-containing protein: MRSRFLTLMMVAALLSACGQQRQTPATGEVDKEQLAEDSRALARRYTQWQASLRAQALKSGDNEKMPLDLSDEVHYRFVMNRLKASGLSALNAPRLFLRLDELHRRLPLPERPMEAPGDGVRAAGMTATADGMACGHMIPLGLSGGDSAYARFDGTGLTSCFGGSDYGYVDLTAFVTDEDQTSFQYLASQSHEEYAGKVLETAPLSLSVPRQDDKLLLVDSLAMAFNETTGEEQLTYTSVSATLHPVPGLGEGDIVLEHPKDLLKDTPEKHIRLCLERGALGGYLDCDYGLVRLEEDGTWTPFPASGATGIAGVDVVATKASGTTTGTPTWIPNPGAYFEAAVKPVDPTRFQMPMRGHFVPHVLEECQVTKVTSKVAAILVDAGGWCEAGAASGTVVGKGELPWKVTAPSASGEYPFDGILDFGTGNCLMHAQNVRLEMWVYTEGTCPDPYGGEPEPFRCPSKKVVSPVDYKRGCLAEGTRVTRADGRSVPVEQVKVGEKLLTQGAGRGLTVTSVTRGGESNPLVKLRDEQGREVRVTQTHPMVTAARGVVQASELKVGDAVLTRTGARTLVAVERVPYAGPVYNFALGTPEELAGLGPEARTLYADGFLVGDSQLQEALEKARRVDARALLTRLDGAWHEDFRLSQARKLARARK; the protein is encoded by the coding sequence ATGCGAAGTCGCTTCCTGACCCTGATGATGGTGGCCGCGCTCTTGTCCGCGTGCGGCCAGCAGCGGCAAACCCCCGCCACCGGAGAGGTGGACAAAGAGCAGCTCGCGGAGGACTCACGCGCCCTGGCGCGGCGCTACACGCAATGGCAGGCGTCCCTGCGCGCGCAGGCGCTCAAGAGTGGTGACAACGAGAAGATGCCCTTGGACCTGAGCGACGAGGTGCACTACCGCTTCGTGATGAACCGGCTCAAGGCCTCGGGGCTCTCCGCGCTGAACGCGCCCCGGCTCTTCCTGCGCCTGGACGAGCTCCACCGCCGGCTGCCCCTGCCCGAGCGGCCCATGGAGGCCCCGGGAGACGGGGTCCGCGCCGCGGGCATGACGGCCACGGCGGACGGCATGGCGTGCGGACACATGATTCCGCTCGGCCTGAGCGGCGGGGACAGCGCCTACGCCCGCTTCGATGGCACGGGACTGACCTCGTGCTTCGGCGGCTCGGACTACGGCTACGTGGACCTCACGGCCTTCGTCACGGACGAGGACCAGACGTCCTTCCAGTACCTCGCCAGCCAGTCCCACGAGGAGTACGCCGGCAAGGTGTTGGAGACGGCGCCGCTCTCGCTGTCGGTGCCGCGGCAGGACGACAAGCTGCTGCTGGTGGACTCGCTGGCCATGGCCTTCAACGAGACGACGGGCGAGGAGCAGCTCACCTATACGTCGGTCTCGGCCACGCTGCACCCGGTGCCGGGGCTGGGCGAGGGCGACATCGTCCTCGAGCACCCGAAGGATCTGCTCAAGGACACGCCCGAGAAGCACATCCGCCTGTGTCTGGAGCGCGGGGCGCTCGGGGGCTACCTGGACTGTGATTACGGGCTGGTGCGCCTGGAGGAGGACGGAACGTGGACGCCGTTCCCGGCCTCGGGAGCCACGGGCATCGCCGGGGTGGACGTGGTGGCCACGAAGGCCTCGGGGACCACGACGGGCACACCGACGTGGATTCCCAACCCGGGCGCGTACTTCGAGGCCGCGGTGAAGCCCGTGGACCCGACGCGCTTCCAGATGCCCATGCGCGGCCACTTCGTGCCCCACGTCCTGGAGGAGTGCCAGGTGACGAAGGTGACCAGCAAGGTGGCGGCCATCCTGGTGGACGCCGGTGGCTGGTGTGAGGCGGGCGCGGCGTCTGGCACCGTGGTGGGCAAGGGCGAGCTGCCCTGGAAGGTGACGGCGCCGAGCGCGTCCGGCGAGTACCCCTTCGACGGCATCCTGGATTTCGGCACGGGCAACTGCCTGATGCACGCGCAGAACGTGCGGCTGGAGATGTGGGTCTACACCGAGGGCACCTGCCCGGACCCGTACGGCGGCGAGCCGGAGCCCTTCCGTTGCCCCTCGAAGAAGGTGGTGAGCCCCGTGGACTACAAGCGCGGGTGCCTGGCGGAGGGGACGCGGGTGACGCGGGCGGACGGCCGGAGCGTGCCGGTGGAGCAGGTGAAGGTGGGCGAGAAGCTGCTGACCCAGGGCGCGGGGCGGGGGCTGACGGTGACGTCCGTCACGCGCGGTGGGGAGAGCAACCCGCTGGTGAAGCTGCGCGACGAGCAGGGCCGCGAGGTGCGGGTGACGCAGACGCACCCCATGGTGACGGCGGCGCGCGGCGTGGTGCAGGCCAGCGAGCTGAAGGTGGGGGACGCGGTGCTGACGCGCACCGGGGCCCGGACGCTGGTGGCGGTGGAGCGCGTGCCCTACGCGGGGCCCGTCTACAACTTCGCGCTGGGCACTCCAGAGGAGCTGGCCGGGCTGGGGCCCGAGGCGCGCACGCTGTACGCCGACGGCTTCCTGGTGGGTGACAGCCAGCTGCAGGAGGCGCTGGAGAAGGCCCGGCGGGTGGACGCGCGGGCGCTGCTGACACGGCTCGACGGCGCCTGGCACGAGGACTTCCGGCTGTCCCAGGCCCGGAAGCTGGCGCGCGCGCGCAAGTAG
- a CDS encoding OmpP1/FadL family transporter codes for MKKTLTVVTLLAAGASQAAGLAIDTQGSRATGMGSTGVASMRDASSIYYNPAGILGVNKLDIQLGDSLILGHLSFTPQGSDVEQTQDPSSPPPHGYLVYKITDQLAAGVGVFTPFGAKSKWPEDFVGRQIARESQVATFDINPTVAFAPLSWLRLGVGFQAVYGTLDASRQTPGGTGELALSTSTWGMGYNAGVQADLLPGMLTLGAHFRSRVLMFLEGDADFSGPVSAAIPDQPVRLDVELPASLGLGVAFTPMQKLLLAADVNWVKWSSVQQLLFEFETTPTLNQPSVKNWEDRWNFHVGGEYMVTDALAVRAGFVYDPTPSPAATLAPDLPDADRIRVSLGAGYAFSSFHVDAGYQFVSFMENESTFSPLPGTYKGSAHVIGLTLGYSP; via the coding sequence ATGAAGAAGACACTCACGGTCGTGACCCTGCTCGCCGCGGGGGCCAGCCAGGCAGCCGGCCTCGCCATCGACACCCAGGGAAGCCGGGCCACCGGCATGGGCTCGACGGGCGTGGCGAGCATGAGGGATGCCTCGTCCATCTACTACAACCCCGCGGGCATCCTGGGGGTGAACAAGCTGGACATCCAGCTCGGCGACTCGCTCATCCTGGGGCACCTGAGCTTCACCCCCCAGGGGTCGGACGTCGAGCAGACGCAGGATCCATCCTCGCCCCCGCCGCATGGCTACCTCGTCTATAAAATCACCGACCAGCTGGCCGCGGGCGTGGGTGTCTTCACGCCCTTTGGAGCCAAGAGCAAGTGGCCGGAGGACTTCGTGGGGCGGCAGATTGCCCGGGAGTCTCAGGTGGCCACCTTCGACATCAACCCCACGGTGGCGTTCGCGCCGCTGAGCTGGCTGCGGCTCGGCGTGGGGTTCCAGGCGGTGTACGGCACACTCGACGCCAGCCGGCAGACTCCCGGGGGCACGGGGGAGTTGGCGCTGTCCACCAGCACGTGGGGCATGGGCTACAACGCGGGCGTCCAGGCGGACCTGCTGCCGGGGATGCTGACGCTCGGCGCGCACTTCCGCAGCCGGGTGTTGATGTTCCTCGAGGGCGACGCGGACTTCTCGGGCCCGGTGTCCGCGGCGATCCCGGACCAGCCCGTCCGGCTGGACGTGGAGCTGCCGGCCTCGTTGGGGCTGGGTGTGGCCTTCACCCCGATGCAGAAGCTGCTGCTGGCCGCCGACGTCAACTGGGTGAAGTGGTCCAGCGTCCAACAGCTCCTCTTCGAGTTCGAGACGACGCCCACGCTCAACCAGCCCTCCGTCAAGAACTGGGAGGACCGGTGGAACTTCCACGTGGGCGGCGAGTACATGGTGACGGACGCGCTGGCGGTGCGCGCCGGCTTCGTCTACGACCCGACGCCCTCTCCCGCGGCCACGCTCGCGCCGGACCTGCCGGATGCCGACCGCATCCGCGTCTCGCTGGGCGCCGGCTATGCCTTCTCCTCCTTCCATGTGGACGCGGGCTACCAGTTCGTCTCCTTCATGGAGAACGAGAGCACCTTCTCGCCGCTGCCAGGCACCTACAAGGGCTCGGCCCACGTGATTGGCCTGACGCTTGGTTACTCGCCCTGA